Proteins found in one Apostichopus japonicus isolate 1M-3 chromosome 16, ASM3797524v1, whole genome shotgun sequence genomic segment:
- the LOC139982144 gene encoding N-lysine methyltransferase KMT5A-B-like produces MYNLRCRRQPTPNLNKKLADRNGLSVQWINKEKGRGVFATEEISSGEFLLQYRGDLTTRKNAEIRCQKKVADITYLYFFMHNGQNLCVDATKEDNSLGRLVNDDKRNANCFMKVAKDDVIPHLCLYAKKKILPGEEITYDYGGYCPWRKKTTNEEHDEVPQEEMNTMVCTIIFW; encoded by the exons ATGTATAACTTACGGTGCAGACGTCAACCTacaccaaacctaaacaaaaaaTTGGCAGATAGAAATGGGTTATCTGTTCAATGGATAAATAAGGAAAAAG GTAGAGGAGTCTTTGCAACAGAGGAAATATCCTCTGGAGAATTTCTCCTACAATACAGAGGGGATCTCACCACAAGGAAAAATGCTGAAATAAGATGTCAGAAAAAAGTTGCAGACATAACCTACCTTTATTTCTTCATGCATAATGGACAAAATCTCTG TGTTGATGCTACAAAGGAGGACAACTCCCTAGGAAGACTTGTCAATGATGACAAAAGGAATGCCAACTGCTTCATGAAGGTTGCAAAAGATGATGTAATACCACATCTTTGTCTATATGCTAAGAAGAAAATACTACCAGGGGAGGAGATAACATATGACTATGGTGGTTATTGCCCTTGGAGAAAGAAG ACAACTAATGAAGAGCATGATGAAGTACCTCAGGAGGAAATGAATACTATGGTATGTAccataatattttggtaa